The Paenibacillus sp. RUD330 genome has a segment encoding these proteins:
- a CDS encoding heavy metal translocating P-type ATPase, translating to MNEGTTAALDLGIQGMSCTACAARIERALAKMEGVTEASVSYASRMAWIRYEAGRQQPDAIKERVRRLGFATSEPGDRTSHMKEMAELRNRSLLSLLLSIPLLWAMVSHYSWLGGVPVPELVGNAWVQLALATIIQLWIGLPFYLNAWSALRERTANMDVLVVIGTSSAYLYSHYIVFTQGSHGSASPGGGHGALLPVYFDTGAIVITAVLLGKYMESRSSARALRESDGYAKLASRDVTVQRADEISRIPAESVRDGDIVLVGPGELIPVDGIVTGGHSEADESLLTGESRPVPKLPGSLVWAGTFNRGDTLRIRTEKTGEGTMLSRIGALLRQAQAAKTGIQKKVDAWSARFVPVMLLLAALTFVGWILSGSGASLRSAMLSALSVLLVACPCALGLATPISLVIASGKLARQGIVLKEAGALERLAQLDTVLLDKTGTLTEGRPGVTAVHAPASGFGPAAVLRLAAAAEGDSRHPYALSIRGEARKRGIVIPAVEQALEWPGFGAAATCAEGRASIGGRQLAAQERWRGMGEAASFAQAREESGETVLFVSLDGACIGAVALGDRLRPSSARAVEALRQDGLELVLATGDSPGPAAAAAREAGIRKVKSGMLPEGKLELIRSLQKQGRVVAMAGDGWNDAPALAASDAGFAMGDGTDAALDAGHITLLRPSLTGIRDAIGVSRLTVRNIRQNLAFAFLYNAVMVPVAALGLLEPWMAGAAMALSSVTVVANSLRLSGGIRRLLSDR from the coding sequence ATGAACGAAGGAACGACGGCTGCGCTGGATCTCGGCATCCAGGGCATGAGCTGCACCGCCTGCGCGGCAAGGATCGAGCGGGCGCTGGCCAAGATGGAAGGAGTGACGGAAGCTTCCGTCAGCTATGCATCCCGCATGGCCTGGATCCGGTATGAGGCCGGCAGGCAGCAGCCGGATGCCATCAAGGAAAGAGTCCGCCGGCTCGGCTTCGCAACCTCCGAGCCGGGAGACCGGACAAGCCATATGAAGGAAATGGCGGAATTGCGGAACCGCTCGCTGCTGTCGCTGCTGCTGTCCATCCCGCTCTTGTGGGCGATGGTCTCGCATTACAGCTGGCTGGGCGGCGTTCCGGTTCCGGAGCTGGTAGGCAATGCATGGGTCCAGCTTGCTTTGGCGACCATCATCCAGCTTTGGATCGGGCTTCCTTTTTACCTCAACGCCTGGAGCGCGCTCCGCGAGCGTACGGCCAATATGGACGTTCTGGTCGTGATCGGGACGTCATCGGCGTATCTGTACAGCCATTATATCGTCTTCACCCAGGGAAGCCACGGCTCTGCCAGCCCAGGGGGAGGGCATGGAGCGCTTCTGCCCGTCTACTTCGACACCGGGGCCATCGTCATTACGGCGGTGCTGCTGGGCAAATACATGGAATCCCGCTCCAGCGCCAGGGCGCTTCGCGAAAGCGACGGATATGCCAAGCTGGCCTCGCGGGACGTCACGGTCCAAAGAGCGGATGAAATCAGCCGCATTCCGGCCGAAAGCGTCCGCGACGGGGACATCGTGCTCGTCGGTCCCGGAGAGCTGATTCCGGTCGACGGCATCGTCACCGGCGGCCACTCGGAAGCGGACGAGTCGCTGCTCACGGGAGAGAGCCGTCCGGTGCCCAAGCTGCCGGGCAGCCTCGTATGGGCAGGCACGTTCAACCGCGGCGATACGCTGCGGATCCGGACGGAGAAGACCGGAGAAGGCACGATGCTCAGCCGGATCGGCGCGCTGCTCCGCCAAGCCCAGGCAGCGAAGACGGGAATCCAGAAGAAGGTGGATGCCTGGTCGGCCCGGTTCGTTCCCGTCATGCTGCTGCTTGCCGCACTCACGTTCGTTGGCTGGATTCTCTCCGGAAGCGGCGCCAGCCTGCGCAGCGCGATGCTGAGCGCGCTGTCGGTGCTGCTCGTCGCCTGTCCTTGCGCGCTTGGACTCGCGACGCCGATCTCTCTGGTCATCGCATCCGGCAAGCTGGCCCGCCAAGGAATCGTGCTGAAGGAGGCGGGCGCGCTGGAACGTCTGGCCCAGCTGGACACCGTCCTGCTGGACAAGACAGGCACGCTGACGGAAGGGCGTCCCGGCGTGACGGCCGTCCATGCTCCCGCTTCCGGCTTCGGCCCGGCTGCCGTGCTGCGGCTGGCCGCCGCGGCAGAAGGAGATTCGCGGCATCCTTATGCCCTGTCCATCCGAGGCGAAGCGCGCAAGCGGGGGATCGTCATTCCGGCCGTGGAGCAAGCCCTCGAATGGCCCGGGTTCGGGGCGGCGGCAACCTGTGCGGAAGGACGGGCCTCCATCGGGGGCAGGCAGCTCGCAGCGCAGGAGCGTTGGAGGGGCATGGGGGAAGCCGCCTCGTTCGCGCAGGCGCGCGAGGAGTCCGGAGAGACGGTGCTGTTCGTCTCGCTGGACGGCGCATGCATCGGGGCGGTCGCGCTAGGCGACCGGCTCCGTCCATCCTCGGCGCGTGCCGTCGAAGCGCTGCGGCAGGATGGGCTGGAGCTTGTGCTCGCTACCGGAGACAGCCCCGGTCCCGCCGCCGCCGCCGCGCGCGAAGCCGGCATCCGCAAGGTGAAGTCCGGCATGCTTCCGGAAGGCAAGCTGGAGCTCATCCGCTCGCTCCAGAAGCAGGGACGCGTCGTGGCCATGGCGGGCGACGGCTGGAACGATGCCCCGGCGCTGGCGGCCTCCGACGCCGGATTCGCCATGGGCGACGGCACGGACGCCGCTCTTGACGCCGGGCATATCACGCTGCTGAGGCCGAGCCTGACCGGCATCCGGGACGCGATCGGAGTCAGCCGGCTGACGGTGCGCAAT